The following proteins are encoded in a genomic region of Nocardioides renjunii:
- a CDS encoding alkaline phosphatase D family protein: MSGSDSPLVLGPLLRHVDETSAAVWVETRDAGTVTVRRGETSASARTFAVHGHHYALVELGDLQPGSTEAYAVEVDGERVWPEAGSPFPAPVIATLEPGRPLHLAFGSCRTSVSHDEKGNGTHGVDALRAWALRVADHAPPVDPDDPDLAPDRLPDLLLFLGDQVYADETTEAMQEFIESRRDISEPPWTELQDFEEYAHLYKLAWSDDANRWLLSTVPSAMIFDDHDIRDDWNTSMAWRQEMEATSWWHGRIVAGLASYWVYQHLGNLSPADRAEDEIYAKVLAHAGDDELDLGDVLDAFAERVDQLPSTYRWSHTRDFDTQARLVVVDSRAARQLDPDSRAMLDPDEAAWLDQQLRGDVDHLFIGTSLPFLLARGLHHLEAFGEALAGGAWGERGSKVGEKLRTTVDLEHWGAFQRSFQELAQQTMEVAAGERGRAPSTVTFLSGDVHHSYVSEARPARGGRRLESTVLQAVCSPIRNPLSRHTRFATAVLSYGVAGPVGRLASRSTKVPDAPLRWHYAEGPWFDNNLALLRVAGRGLRMWWVTGEVVDDHARPRLAKVAAYELDEQGHPPPREGVVRKARRRLRRR, from the coding sequence GTGAGTGGGTCCGACAGCCCGCTGGTGCTCGGGCCGCTCCTGCGCCACGTCGACGAGACGTCGGCAGCCGTGTGGGTCGAGACCCGCGACGCGGGCACCGTCACGGTGCGGCGGGGTGAGACGTCCGCCAGCGCCCGGACCTTCGCGGTCCACGGGCACCACTACGCGCTCGTCGAGCTGGGCGACCTGCAGCCCGGGTCGACCGAGGCCTACGCCGTCGAGGTCGACGGCGAGCGGGTCTGGCCCGAGGCCGGCTCTCCCTTCCCGGCTCCCGTGATCGCCACGCTGGAGCCCGGGCGCCCGCTGCACCTGGCCTTCGGGTCGTGCCGCACCTCGGTGTCGCACGACGAGAAGGGCAACGGCACCCACGGCGTCGACGCGCTCCGGGCGTGGGCGCTGCGCGTGGCGGACCACGCCCCGCCGGTCGACCCCGACGACCCGGACCTGGCGCCCGACCGGCTGCCCGACCTCCTGCTCTTCCTCGGCGACCAGGTCTACGCCGACGAGACCACCGAGGCGATGCAGGAGTTCATCGAGTCGCGTCGCGACATCAGCGAGCCGCCGTGGACCGAGCTCCAGGACTTCGAGGAGTACGCCCACCTCTACAAGCTGGCCTGGTCCGACGACGCCAACCGCTGGCTGCTGTCCACCGTCCCGAGCGCGATGATCTTCGACGACCACGACATCCGCGACGACTGGAACACCTCGATGGCCTGGCGTCAGGAGATGGAGGCGACGTCGTGGTGGCACGGCCGCATCGTGGCCGGCCTGGCGTCCTACTGGGTCTACCAGCACCTCGGCAACCTCTCGCCGGCCGACCGGGCCGAGGACGAGATCTACGCCAAGGTGCTCGCGCACGCCGGCGACGACGAGCTCGACCTCGGTGACGTCCTGGACGCCTTCGCCGAGCGGGTCGACCAGCTGCCGTCGACGTACCGCTGGAGCCACACGCGCGACTTCGACACCCAGGCCCGCCTCGTCGTGGTCGACTCGCGGGCGGCCCGCCAGCTCGACCCGGACAGTCGCGCGATGCTCGACCCGGACGAGGCGGCATGGCTCGACCAGCAGCTCCGTGGCGACGTCGACCACCTGTTCATCGGCACGTCACTGCCGTTCCTGCTGGCGCGCGGGCTGCACCACCTCGAGGCGTTCGGCGAGGCGCTGGCCGGCGGCGCCTGGGGTGAGCGGGGCAGCAAGGTGGGCGAGAAGCTGCGCACGACCGTCGACCTGGAGCACTGGGGGGCCTTCCAGCGCAGCTTCCAGGAGCTGGCGCAGCAGACGATGGAGGTGGCGGCGGGGGAGCGCGGCAGGGCCCCGTCCACGGTCACGTTCCTCTCCGGCGACGTGCACCACAGCTATGTCAGCGAGGCCCGCCCGGCCAGGGGCGGCCGGCGCCTTGAGTCCACGGTCCTGCAGGCGGTGTGCTCGCCGATCCGCAACCCGCTGTCGCGCCACACGCGGTTCGCGACGGCCGTGCTGTCGTACGGGGTGGCCGGGCCGGTCGGCCGGCTCGCGTCGCGCTCGACGAAGGTCCCGGACGCGCCGCTGCGCTGGCACTACGCCGAGGGGCCCTGGTTCGACAACAACCTCGCGCTGCTGCGGGTGGCCGGGCGCGGCCTGCGGATGTGGTGGGTGACCGGCGAGGTCGTCGACGACCACGCGCGGCCGCGGCTGGCGAAGGTGGCTGCCTACGAGCTCGACGAGCAGGGGCACCCGCCGCCGCGCGAGGGCGTGGTGCGGAAGGCCCGGCGCCGGCTCAGACGGCGCTGA
- a CDS encoding DNA glycosylase AlkZ-like family protein, with the protein MGAARVVELSAQQARRVAVRAQLLTAQRPTDVLDVVRHLGFLQVDLTSVVARHADLALWTRLGSTYEPEDLEELVGNGAVVEHQAMLRPSEDIALFRADMDAWPGEPPLREWQEDVRDWVAANDGCRREILALLRSEGPTAARDLPDTCEVPWRSTGWTNNKNVMKLLECLEARGEVAVASREGRERRWDLAERIHPGDPAVPAEEAHRALAQRRLRALGVARPRALEAWHEPYDVRDVGEPARVEGVRGLWQVDPTLLEEADGAWRGRTAILSPLDRLVFDRKRMEELFGFDYQLEMYKPAAARRWGYWAMPVLDGDELVGKVDATADREAGVLVVDAVHEDGDWSPDRRARVDAELDALAAWLGLEVERA; encoded by the coding sequence ATGGGTGCCGCACGGGTGGTCGAGCTGTCGGCGCAGCAGGCCCGGCGGGTCGCCGTACGCGCCCAGCTGCTGACCGCGCAGCGGCCCACCGACGTCCTCGACGTCGTCCGGCACCTCGGCTTCCTGCAGGTCGACCTGACGAGCGTCGTCGCGCGGCACGCCGACCTCGCGCTGTGGACCCGGCTCGGGAGCACCTACGAGCCGGAGGACCTCGAGGAGCTGGTCGGCAACGGCGCGGTCGTCGAGCACCAGGCGATGCTGCGGCCCAGCGAGGACATCGCGCTGTTCCGCGCCGACATGGACGCCTGGCCCGGCGAGCCCCCGCTCCGGGAGTGGCAGGAGGACGTCCGCGACTGGGTGGCGGCCAACGACGGCTGCCGGCGCGAGATCCTCGCCCTGCTGCGCTCCGAGGGACCCACGGCCGCGCGCGACCTGCCCGACACCTGCGAGGTGCCCTGGCGCTCGACGGGGTGGACCAACAACAAGAACGTGATGAAGCTGCTCGAGTGCCTGGAGGCGCGCGGCGAGGTGGCGGTCGCGTCCCGGGAGGGTCGCGAGCGTCGGTGGGACCTCGCCGAGCGGATCCACCCGGGTGATCCGGCGGTGCCGGCCGAGGAGGCCCACCGCGCCCTCGCGCAACGGCGCCTGCGCGCCCTCGGCGTCGCCCGCCCCCGCGCCCTCGAGGCGTGGCACGAGCCCTACGACGTGCGCGACGTCGGCGAGCCGGCCCGGGTGGAGGGGGTGCGCGGGCTGTGGCAGGTCGACCCGACCCTCCTCGAGGAGGCTGACGGCGCCTGGCGCGGCCGTACGGCGATCCTCTCGCCGCTCGACCGGCTCGTCTTCGACCGCAAGCGCATGGAGGAGCTCTTCGGCTTCGACTACCAGCTGGAGATGTACAAGCCCGCGGCCGCGCGCCGGTGGGGCTACTGGGCGATGCCGGTGCTCGACGGCGACGAGCTCGTCGGGAAGGTCGACGCCACCGCGGACCGGGAGGCGGGCGTGCTGGTCGTCGACGCAGTGCACGAGGACGGCGACTGGTCGCCCGACCGGCGGGCTCGGGTCGACGCGGAGCTGGACGCCCTGGCCGCGTGGCTGGGGCTCGAGGTGGAGCGCGCCTGA
- a CDS encoding CG0192-related protein, which translates to MGIVHRATLTPSKQEPVATWLPTQTWAEGLVVAEKVAEYRFDDPAGEVGVETLLWRTTDGALLQVPLTYRAAPLPAAEEHLVTTAHHSVLGERWVYDGCGDPVWAATLVTAVLTGAEQSPMFFEDGGTRIDIPARMHVRGSGSEASGPPIDAVDSVIHSGVVTTVRAGSAEIELARVVDAPLGDGARLVGCVGDAPDETVLAVVRTA; encoded by the coding sequence ATGGGCATCGTCCACCGCGCCACGCTCACGCCGTCCAAGCAGGAGCCCGTCGCGACGTGGCTCCCCACGCAGACCTGGGCGGAGGGTCTGGTCGTCGCGGAGAAGGTCGCGGAGTACCGCTTCGACGACCCCGCCGGCGAGGTGGGCGTCGAGACCCTCCTGTGGCGCACCACGGACGGGGCTCTCCTGCAGGTGCCGCTCACCTACCGCGCCGCACCCCTGCCCGCGGCCGAGGAGCACCTGGTCACCACCGCCCACCACTCCGTGCTCGGCGAGCGCTGGGTCTACGACGGCTGCGGCGACCCGGTGTGGGCCGCCACCCTTGTGACGGCCGTCCTCACCGGGGCCGAGCAGTCACCGATGTTCTTCGAGGACGGCGGCACGCGCATCGACATCCCGGCCCGGATGCACGTCCGCGGCAGCGGGAGCGAGGCCTCCGGCCCCCCGATCGACGCCGTCGACTCCGTCATCCACAGTGGCGTCGTGACGACCGTGCGTGCCGGCTCGGCGGAGATCGAGCTGGCGCGCGTCGTGGACGCCCCGCTGGGCGACGGCGCCCGGCTCGTGGGCTGCGTCGGCGACGCGCCCGACGAGACGGTCCTCGCCGTCGTGCGCACGGCCTGA
- a CDS encoding SRPBCC family protein — MLVEAQGPASAGEAWRRFTTPGTWPDWAQLITHVESSDPVLAVGTSGRVHGPAGVAVDFEITRVDPELRTWSWTVRRGPVSVGMDHHVVAAPAGGSRAFLRVPGRAAALLQPYRVPAGAALRGLVGEPGGETTVEPVTSFDFAFAPSYARAARPFGITPRTTTVEVGPSWLYVRYGPRRLLTPRSNIAGAEVTGGFGFAKTAGPPHLSLSDRGVSFTTNGDRALCLRFHEPVPAIDPTATIRHPGATLAVAEPERLAEALDLDL; from the coding sequence GTGCTCGTCGAGGCGCAGGGACCCGCCAGTGCCGGTGAGGCCTGGCGACGCTTCACCACCCCCGGCACCTGGCCGGACTGGGCTCAGCTGATCACCCACGTCGAGTCGAGCGACCCGGTCCTCGCGGTCGGCACGTCGGGCCGCGTGCACGGCCCCGCCGGGGTCGCCGTCGACTTCGAGATCACGCGCGTCGACCCCGAGCTGCGCACGTGGTCGTGGACCGTGCGACGCGGTCCGGTGTCGGTCGGGATGGACCACCACGTCGTGGCGGCTCCGGCCGGCGGGAGCCGCGCGTTTCTCCGCGTGCCCGGCCGCGCCGCCGCGCTGCTCCAGCCCTACCGGGTCCCCGCGGGCGCCGCGCTGCGCGGGCTCGTGGGCGAGCCCGGCGGCGAGACCACCGTCGAGCCGGTCACCTCCTTCGACTTCGCCTTCGCGCCGTCGTACGCCCGCGCCGCCCGCCCGTTCGGGATCACCCCCCGGACGACGACCGTCGAGGTCGGGCCGTCGTGGCTCTACGTCCGCTACGGGCCCAGGCGGCTGCTCACCCCGCGCAGCAACATCGCCGGGGCCGAGGTCACCGGCGGCTTCGGCTTCGCGAAGACCGCAGGCCCGCCGCACCTGTCCCTGAGCGACCGCGGCGTCTCCTTCACCACCAACGGCGACCGCGCGCTGTGCCTGCGCTTCCACGAGCCGGTGCCGGCCATCGACCCGACCGCCACCATCCGGCACCCGGGGGCCACCCTCGCCGTGGCCGAGCCCGAGCGGCTCGCCGAGGCGCTCGACCTCGACCTCTAG
- a CDS encoding pyridoxamine 5'-phosphate oxidase family protein, with translation MTTHDDQLATVAEIMKETRIAVLTYIAGDGSLVSTPMGNQDFEHPGTTWFLTERDTDKVRAIQADPRVNVSYASDVGWVSLTGTARVNDDRAKLEELWDASAGAFMTGGPEDPTNVLLQVDGATAEYWESPGKVVSAIELAKGLIGRSKPDLGDNDTVEL, from the coding sequence ATGACCACCCATGACGACCAGCTCGCGACCGTTGCCGAGATCATGAAGGAGACCCGCATCGCCGTGCTCACCTACATCGCCGGTGACGGGTCGCTGGTCTCGACCCCGATGGGCAACCAGGACTTCGAGCACCCGGGCACGACGTGGTTCCTCACCGAGCGCGACACCGACAAGGTGCGTGCCATCCAGGCCGACCCGCGGGTCAACGTGTCCTACGCCAGCGACGTCGGCTGGGTCTCGCTGACCGGCACCGCGCGGGTCAACGACGACCGGGCCAAGCTCGAGGAGCTCTGGGACGCCTCGGCCGGCGCCTTCATGACCGGCGGCCCCGAGGACCCGACCAACGTGCTCCTGCAGGTCGACGGCGCCACCGCGGAGTACTGGGAGTCCCCCGGCAAGGTCGTCTCCGCGATCGAGCTCGCCAAGGGGCTGATCGGTCGCAGCAAGCCCGACCTGGGCGACAACGACACCGTCGAGCTCTGA
- a CDS encoding excinuclease ABC subunit UvrA, giving the protein MTSTHPADDHALIRVEGARENNLKNVSVDLPKRRLSVFTGVSGSGKSSLVFATIAAESQRMINETYSAFVQGFMPSLSRPDVDHLEGLTTAIIVDQERMGANPRSTVGTATDANAMLRILFSRLGDPYVGPPTAYSFNVPTRKASGMMTTEKGGRTERRIAKQEVYLGGMCPRCEGMGKVNDIDLTALYDEEKSLSDGALTVPGYSMDGWYGRLFEGMGLPMDKPIKSFTKKQLETMLWSEPTKLKVEGVNLTFTGMIPQIQKSILSKDPEAMQPHIRRFVDRAVTFQTCPECEGTRLTPEARRSKINGMSIADLCAMQISDLGDWVRDLDEPSVAPLLKGLQHLLDSFSEIGLGYLSLDRPAGTLSGGEAQRTKMIRHLGSSLTDVTYVFDEPTIGLHPHDIERMNNLLLQLRDKGNTVLVVEHKPETIAIADHIVDIGPAAGAAGGSICFEGDLEGLRRSGTITGKHLDDRATLKDTVREATGTMEVRGASTHNLKDVDVDVPLGLLTVVTGVAGSGKSSLIHGSLAGRDEVIVIDQGAIKGSRRSNPATYTGLLEPIRKAFAKANGVKPALFSANSEGACSTCNGAGVIFTELGPMATVESPCEECEGRRFKAEVLEYTLGGKDIAEVHEMSVLAARELFSDGEARIPAAMKILERLVDVGLGYLSLGQPLTTLSGGERQRLKLATQMGEKGDVYILDEPTTGLHLADVENLLGLLDRLVDSGKSVIVIEHHQAVMAHADWIIDIGPGAGHEGGTIVYEGPPADMVAAKEPTLTGKHLAAYVGA; this is encoded by the coding sequence ATGACGAGCACACACCCAGCCGACGACCATGCGCTGATCAGGGTCGAGGGCGCGAGGGAGAACAACCTCAAGAACGTGTCGGTGGACCTGCCGAAGCGCCGGCTCAGCGTCTTCACGGGCGTCTCCGGCTCCGGCAAGAGCTCGCTGGTCTTCGCGACCATCGCGGCGGAGTCGCAGCGGATGATCAACGAGACCTACAGCGCCTTCGTGCAGGGGTTCATGCCCTCGCTGTCGCGTCCCGACGTCGACCACCTCGAGGGCCTGACCACGGCGATCATCGTCGACCAGGAGCGGATGGGCGCCAACCCGCGGTCCACCGTCGGCACCGCGACCGACGCCAACGCGATGCTGCGGATCCTCTTCAGCCGGCTCGGGGACCCCTACGTCGGGCCGCCGACGGCGTACTCCTTCAACGTCCCGACCCGCAAGGCGAGCGGGATGATGACGACGGAGAAGGGCGGTCGCACCGAGCGGCGGATCGCCAAGCAGGAGGTCTACCTCGGCGGCATGTGCCCGCGCTGCGAGGGCATGGGCAAGGTCAACGACATCGACCTGACCGCGCTCTACGACGAGGAGAAGTCGCTCTCGGACGGCGCCCTCACCGTGCCCGGCTACTCCATGGACGGGTGGTACGGCCGGCTCTTCGAGGGCATGGGCCTGCCGATGGACAAGCCGATCAAGTCGTTCACCAAGAAGCAGCTCGAGACGATGCTGTGGTCGGAGCCGACCAAGCTCAAGGTGGAGGGCGTCAACCTCACCTTCACCGGCATGATCCCGCAGATCCAGAAGTCGATCCTGTCCAAGGACCCCGAGGCGATGCAGCCGCACATCCGGCGGTTCGTCGACCGGGCGGTGACCTTCCAGACCTGTCCCGAGTGCGAGGGCACGCGGCTCACGCCCGAGGCGCGGAGGTCGAAGATCAACGGCATGTCGATCGCCGACCTGTGCGCGATGCAGATCAGCGACCTCGGCGACTGGGTCCGCGACCTCGACGAGCCGTCGGTCGCGCCGCTGCTCAAGGGCCTGCAGCACCTGCTCGACTCGTTCTCCGAGATCGGCCTGGGCTACCTCTCGCTCGACCGCCCGGCCGGCACCCTGTCCGGTGGCGAGGCGCAGCGCACCAAGATGATCCGTCACCTCGGCTCGTCCCTCACCGACGTCACCTACGTCTTCGACGAGCCCACGATCGGGCTGCACCCGCACGACATCGAGCGGATGAACAACCTGCTGCTCCAGCTGCGCGACAAGGGCAACACCGTGCTGGTGGTCGAGCACAAGCCGGAGACCATCGCGATCGCCGACCACATCGTCGACATCGGCCCCGCCGCGGGCGCTGCGGGCGGCAGCATCTGCTTCGAGGGCGACCTCGAGGGGCTCCGGAGGAGCGGCACGATCACCGGTAAGCACCTCGACGACCGGGCGACGCTGAAGGACACCGTGCGCGAGGCCACCGGGACCATGGAGGTGCGCGGCGCGAGCACGCACAACCTCAAGGACGTCGACGTGGACGTGCCGCTCGGCCTGCTGACCGTCGTCACCGGCGTCGCCGGGTCGGGCAAGAGCTCGCTCATCCACGGCTCGCTCGCCGGGCGCGACGAGGTGATCGTCATCGACCAGGGCGCCATCAAGGGGTCGCGGCGCAGCAACCCGGCGACCTACACCGGGCTGCTCGAGCCGATCCGCAAGGCCTTCGCCAAGGCCAACGGGGTCAAGCCGGCGCTGTTCAGCGCCAACTCCGAGGGCGCGTGCTCGACCTGCAACGGCGCCGGGGTCATCTTCACCGAGCTCGGCCCGATGGCCACCGTCGAGTCGCCGTGCGAGGAGTGCGAGGGGCGCCGGTTCAAGGCCGAGGTCCTGGAGTACACCCTCGGCGGCAAGGACATCGCCGAGGTGCACGAGATGTCGGTCCTCGCCGCGCGCGAGCTCTTCAGCGACGGGGAGGCCAGGATCCCGGCCGCGATGAAGATCCTCGAGCGGCTCGTCGACGTCGGTCTGGGCTACCTCTCGCTGGGCCAGCCCCTGACCACGCTGTCGGGCGGCGAGCGCCAGCGCCTCAAGCTGGCCACGCAGATGGGGGAGAAGGGCGACGTCTACATCCTCGACGAGCCCACCACCGGCCTGCACCTCGCCGACGTGGAGAACCTCCTCGGCCTGCTCGACCGCCTCGTCGACTCCGGCAAGTCGGTCATCGTCATCGAGCACCACCAGGCCGTCATGGCCCACGCCGACTGGATCATCGACATCGGCCCCGGCGCCGGCCACGAGGGCGGCACGATCGTCTACGAGGGCCCGCCGGCCGACATGGTCGCGGCGAAGGAGCCGACGCTCACGGGCAAGCACCTGGCTGCGTACGTCGGCGCGTGA
- a CDS encoding alpha/beta fold hydrolase, giving the protein MLLLHGLGATGGVWRGVLRPPRALAPDLPGHGGAAWDPPYTFERHAEAVRPLLESFDHPVPVLGHSMGGVVALALAALAPERVTAVVALGVKVSWPPEDAARAVATGERPVTAYDTREQAVDRFLRVSGLAGLVPADDPMVDTAVVDRSAAGEGSGWRLAQDPRTFAVGVPDMAGLLAAVACPVVLARGQHDPMVTAQDLEGLVTDPVSLPGLGHNAHVEDPSAVLALVP; this is encoded by the coding sequence ATGCTGCTCCTCCACGGGCTCGGCGCCACCGGCGGGGTCTGGCGCGGCGTCCTCCGCCCGCCGCGGGCGCTGGCGCCCGACCTGCCCGGTCACGGCGGCGCTGCCTGGGACCCGCCCTACACCTTCGAGCGGCACGCCGAGGCGGTGCGACCCCTCCTCGAGTCCTTCGACCACCCGGTGCCGGTGCTCGGACACTCGATGGGCGGCGTGGTCGCGCTCGCCCTGGCCGCGCTGGCGCCCGAGCGGGTGACCGCCGTGGTGGCGCTCGGCGTGAAGGTGTCGTGGCCGCCCGAGGACGCGGCGCGGGCGGTGGCGACGGGCGAGCGTCCGGTGACGGCCTACGACACGCGCGAGCAGGCGGTCGACCGGTTCCTGCGCGTCTCCGGCCTCGCCGGGCTGGTGCCCGCCGACGACCCGATGGTGGACACCGCCGTCGTGGACCGCAGCGCCGCGGGAGAGGGGAGTGGCTGGCGGCTCGCGCAGGACCCGCGCACGTTCGCCGTCGGCGTGCCCGACATGGCCGGCCTGCTCGCCGCCGTCGCGTGCCCGGTCGTGCTCGCCCGCGGCCAGCACGACCCGATGGTCACCGCGCAGGACCTCGAAGGGCTGGTGACCGACCCGGTGAGCCTGCCGGGGCTGGGGCACAACGCCCACGTCGAGGACCCGTCGGCGGTGCTCGCCCTGGTCCCGTGA
- a CDS encoding Fpg/Nei family DNA glycosylase: MPEGHTIHRLARRHARLIGGRHVSADSPQGRFEDGARLLDGRALSATDAWGKHLFHRYDDLWLHVHLGLYGTFRDGTLPAPAPRGALRLRLVGGGHWLELRGPTACEVLTDDERGRILARLGPDPLRRRPDVEAFVARVLRSRAPIATLLMDQSVVAGVGNVYRAEVLFRHRLDPFRPGRDHDAAVLHALWDDLVVLLRAGVRAGRIVTTLPEDRERPSGRPRREDAHYVYRRTDLPCRICGTPVQDGEIAARRLYWCPVCQV, translated from the coding sequence GTGCCAGAAGGACACACCATCCACCGACTCGCCCGACGACACGCCCGCCTCATCGGGGGCCGGCACGTCTCGGCCGACAGCCCCCAGGGCAGGTTCGAGGACGGCGCGCGCCTGCTCGACGGCCGCGCGCTGAGCGCCACCGACGCCTGGGGCAAGCACCTCTTCCACCGCTACGACGACCTGTGGCTCCACGTCCACCTCGGCCTCTACGGCACGTTCCGGGACGGCACGCTGCCCGCACCGGCGCCCCGGGGCGCCCTGCGGCTGCGGCTGGTCGGCGGCGGTCACTGGCTCGAGCTGCGTGGCCCGACGGCGTGCGAGGTGCTCACCGACGACGAGCGCGGGCGCATCCTGGCCCGCCTCGGTCCCGACCCGCTGCGGCGACGCCCGGACGTCGAGGCGTTCGTGGCCCGGGTGCTGCGCAGCCGCGCCCCGATCGCGACCCTGCTGATGGACCAGTCGGTCGTCGCCGGTGTCGGCAACGTCTACCGGGCCGAGGTCCTGTTCCGCCACCGCCTCGACCCGTTCCGGCCCGGCCGCGACCACGACGCCGCCGTCCTCCACGCGCTGTGGGACGACCTGGTGGTGCTGCTGCGCGCCGGGGTCCGCGCGGGTCGCATCGTCACGACGCTCCCCGAGGACCGCGAACGCCCCTCGGGCCGGCCGCGCCGCGAGGACGCGCACTACGTCTACCGCCGCACCGACCTGCCCTGCCGCATCTGCGGCACGCCGGTCCAGGACGGCGAGATCGCGGCCCGCCGGCTCTACTGGTGCCCGGTCTGCCAGGTCTGA
- the mmuM gene encoding homocysteine S-methyltransferase, protein MSPTDPAPGDTSDLRSTVATRPVVLDGGLATLLERHGHDLSSHLWSARLLRDDPAAIEDAHREFFAAGAEVATTASYQVSFEGFGTEGVDRGEVERLLRRSVALAAAARDEAAPGGWVAASVGPYGAVLADGSEYRGDYGLDVAALRAFHRPRLDVLASTVGAGADVLAVETVPCLAEVEAVLAELDGSGVPAWLSLSASEGRTRAGEPLEEAFAMAADVAEVLAVGVNCTTPADTGAAVEAAGAHKPAVVYPNSGQSWDAEVRAWTGRSAFHPEDVSAWVAAGARLVGGCCRVGPEDIASLREALAGSA, encoded by the coding sequence ATGAGCCCGACGGACCCCGCTCCCGGCGACACCTCCGACCTGCGGTCGACGGTGGCGACACGTCCCGTCGTCCTCGACGGCGGGCTGGCGACCCTGCTCGAGCGGCACGGCCACGACCTGTCCAGCCACCTCTGGTCGGCGCGGCTGCTGCGCGACGACCCGGCCGCCATCGAGGACGCCCACCGCGAGTTCTTCGCCGCGGGCGCCGAGGTGGCCACGACCGCTTCCTACCAGGTGTCGTTCGAGGGCTTCGGCACCGAGGGCGTGGACCGTGGCGAGGTCGAGCGGCTGCTGCGCCGCAGCGTGGCGCTGGCGGCTGCGGCGCGCGACGAGGCCGCACCGGGCGGCTGGGTGGCCGCCTCGGTCGGGCCGTACGGCGCCGTGCTGGCCGACGGCTCGGAGTACCGCGGCGACTACGGCCTGGACGTGGCCGCGCTGCGCGCGTTCCACCGGCCCCGGCTCGACGTCCTGGCCTCGACCGTCGGTGCGGGCGCCGACGTGCTGGCGGTCGAGACTGTCCCGTGCCTCGCCGAGGTCGAGGCCGTGCTGGCCGAGCTCGACGGCAGCGGCGTGCCGGCGTGGCTGTCGCTGTCCGCGAGCGAGGGTCGCACGCGGGCGGGGGAGCCGCTCGAGGAGGCGTTCGCGATGGCGGCCGACGTCGCCGAGGTCCTCGCGGTGGGCGTCAACTGCACGACCCCGGCCGACACGGGAGCCGCCGTGGAGGCCGCCGGTGCGCACAAGCCAGCCGTCGTCTACCCCAACTCGGGCCAGTCCTGGGACGCCGAGGTCCGGGCCTGGACCGGTCGCTCGGCGTTCCACCCCGAGGACGTCTCGGCGTGGGTCGCCGCCGGCGCCCGGCTCGTGGGCGGCTGCTGCCGGGTCGGCCCGGAGGACATCGCGTCGCTGCGGGAGGCGCTCGCCGGCTCCGCCTGA